A window of the Archocentrus centrarchus isolate MPI-CPG fArcCen1 chromosome 17, fArcCen1, whole genome shotgun sequence genome harbors these coding sequences:
- the LOC115795388 gene encoding kinesin-1 heavy chain, with product MADPAECTIKVMCRFRPLNSSEVVRGDKYIPKFQGEDTVVIAGKPYMFDRVFQSSTTQEQVYNACAQKIVKDVLEGYNGTIFAYGQTSSGKTHTMEGNLHDTDSMGIIPRIVQDIFNYIYSMDENLEFHIKVSYFEIYLDKIRDLLDVSKTNLSVHEDKNRVPYVKGCTERFVCSPDEVMDTIDEGKANRHVAVTNMNEHSSRSHSIFLINVKQENTQTEQKLSGKLYLVDLAGSEKVSKTGAEGAVLDEAKNINKSLSSLGNVISALAEGTAYIPYRDSKMTRILQDSLGGNCRTTIVICCSPSSFNEAETKSTLMFGQRAKTIKNTVTVNIELTAEQWKQKYEREKEKNKTLRNTVTWLENELNRWRNGESVPVEEQFDKEKANAEVLALDNIINDKAASTPNVPGVRLTDVEKDKCEAELAKLYKQLDDKDEEINQQSQLAEKLKQQMLDQEELLASSRRDHENLQAELNRLQAENEASKEEVKEVLQALEELAVNYDQKSQEVEDKTKEFETISEELSQKSSILSSLDSELQKLKEMSNHQKKRVTEMMSSLLKDLAEIGIAVGSNDIKQHEGGSGLIDEEFTVARLYISKMKSEVKTMVKRCKQLESTQAESNKKMDENEKELAACQLRISQHEAKIKSLTEYLQNVEQKKRQLEENVDALNEELVKLSAQEKVHAMEKENEIQTANEVKEAVEKQIHSHREAHQKQISSLRDELDNKEKLITELQDLNQKIMLEQERLRVEHEKLKSTDQDKSRKLHELTVMQDRREQARQDLKGLEETVAKELQTLHNLRKLFVQDLATRVKKSAEMDSDDTGGSAAQKQKISFLENNLEQLTKVHKQLVRDNADLRCELPKLEKRLRATAERVKALESALKEAKENAARDRKRYQQEVDRIKEAVRAKNMARRGHSAQIAKPIRPGQQPVASPTHPNINRSGGGFYQNSQTVSIRGGGSSKPDKN from the exons ATGGCCGACCCGGCGGAGTGCACCATCAAAGTGATGTGCCGTTTTAGGCCCCTGAACAGCTCCGAGGTGGTCAGGGGCGACAAGTACATTCCCAAGTTTCAAGGGGAAGATACTGTTGTTATCGCG GGTAAACCTTACATGTTTGACAGAGTTTTTCAGTCAAGTACAACACAAGAACAAGTGTACAATGCCTGCGCCCAAAAGATTGTAAAAG ATGTTCTCGAGGGTTATAATGGAACAATTTTTGCATACGGGCAGACATCATCTGGCAAAACACATACCATGGAG GGGAATCTCCATGACACAGATTCAATGGGAATCATCCCCAGGATAGTGCAAGACATCTTCAACTACATCTATTCCATGGATGAAAACCTGGAGTTTCATATCAAA GTTTCATATTTTGAAATCTACTTAGACAAGATCCGGGACCTTTTGGACG TGTCAAAGACCAATTTGTCAGTgcatgaagacaaaaacagagtacCCTATGTCAAG ggCTGCACTGAGAGATTTGTCTGCAGCCCAGACGAGGTCATGGATACAATTGATGAGGGCAAAGCTAACAGACATGTAGCAGTTACAA ACATGAACGAGCACAGCTCCAGGAGTCACAGTATCTTCCTGATCAACGTTAAACAGGAGAATAcgcagacagagcagaaactcAGTGGAAAACTCTACTTGGTAGATCTGGCTGGTAGTGAAAAG GTCAGTAAAACAGGTGCTGAGGGAGCTGTGCTGGATGAAGCCAAGAACATCAACAAGTCCTTGTCATCCCTGGGAAATgtcatctctgcactggctGAAGGAACG GCCTACATCCCTTACCGAGACAGCAAGATGACCCGTATCCTGCAGGACTCGCTGGGTGGTAACTGTCGAACCACCATTGTCATCTGCTGCTCACCTTCCTCCTTTAATGAGGCCGAAACCAAATCCACCCTAATGTTCGGGCAGAG AGCAAAGACCATCAAGAACACAGTGACAGTGAATATTGAACTGACAGCAGAACAGTGGAAACAGAAGTatgagagggagaaggagaagaacAAGACCCTGAGGAACACCGTCACGTGGTTGGAGAATGAGCTGAACCGCTGGAGAAATG GTGAGAGCGTGCCAGTGGAGGAGCAGTTTGATAAGGAGAAGGCTAATGCTGAGGTGCTGGCCCTGGACAACATAATAAATGACAAGGCGGCCTCCACGCCGAACGTGCCTGGCGTTCGCCTCACTGATGTCGAGAAGGACAAGTGTGAAGCTGAGCTGGCCAAGCTCTACAAACAGCTGGATGATAAG GACGAGGAAATCAACCAGCAGAGCCAGCTGGCAGAGAAGCTGAAGCAGCAGATGCTGGACCAGGAGGAG CTTTTAGCCTCTTCTCGCCGTGATCACGAGAACCTCCAGGCAGAGCTGAACCGCCTGcaggctgaaaatgaagcctcaaaggaggaggtgaaggaggtGCTACAGGCTCTGGAGGAGCTGGCTGTCAATTATGACCAGAAGAGCCAAGAGGTGGAGGATAAAACCAAGgagtttgagaccatcagtgaGGAGCTCAGCCAGAAATCG TCCATCCTGTCGTCTCTGGACTCTGAGCTCCAGAAGCTGAAGGAGATGTCCAACCACCAGAAGAAGAGGGTGACTGAGATGATGTCGTCACTGCTCAAAGACTTGGCTGAGATTGGCATCGCTGTAGGCAGCAATGATATCAAG CAACATGAGGGTGGCAGCGGTTTGATTGATGAGGAGTTTACAGTGGCCCGTCTCTACATCAGCAAGATGAAGTCAGAAGTGAAGACAATGGTGAAACGCTGCAAGCAGTTAGAGAGCACCCAGGCAGAAAGCAACAAGAAGATGGATGAGAACGAGAAGGAGCTGGCCGCCTGCCAGCTGCGCATCTCCCAG CACGAGGCTAAAATCAAGTCCCTGACTGAGTATCTGCAAAATGTGGAGCAGAAGAAGAGGCAGCTGGAGGAGAATGTGGACGCTCTTAATGAGGAACTTGTCAAGCTCAGTGCTCAGG agaAAGTCCATGCTATGGAGAAAGAGAACGAGATCCAGACTGCCAATGAAGTCAAG gaaGCAGTGGAGAAGCAGATTCACTCCCATCGCGAAGCTCATCAGAAACAGATCAGCAGCCTGAGAGATGAGCTGGACAACAAGGAGAAGCTCATCACTGAACTGCAGGA TCTGAACCAGAAGATCATGCTGGAGCAGGAGAGGCTCAGAGTGGAGCACGAGAAACTCAAATCCACCGACCAGGACAAGAGCCGCAAGCTGCACGAGCTCAC ggTGATGCAGGATAGAAGGGAACAGGCCAGACAGGACCTGAAGGGTCTGGAAGAAACAGTG gctAAGGAGCTGCAGACTCTGCACAACCTGAGGAAACTCTTTGTCCAGGATCTGGCCACCAGAGTCAAAAAG aGCGCTGAGATGGACTCAGATGATACAGGTGGGAgtgcagcacagaaacagaaaatttcCTTTCTTGAGAACAATCTTGAACAGCTCACCAAGGTTCACAAACAG CTGGTGCGTGATAATGCAGACCTGCGCTGTGAGCTTCCTAAACTGGAAAAGCGTCTTCGAGCTACGGCTGAGCGGGTCAAGGCCTTGGAGTCTGCTTTGAAGGAAGCCAAGGAGAACGCTGCCCGCGACCGCAAGCGCTACCAGCAGGAGGTGGACCGCATCAAGGAGGCCGTCAGGGCCAAGAACATGGCCAGGAGGGGACACTCAGCCCAGATTG CCAAACCCATCAGGCCTGGGCAGCAGCCAGTGGCatcacccacccaccccaacATCAACCGCAGTGGAGGCGGCTTCTACCAGAACAGCCAGACGGTGTCTATCAGGGGAGGGGGCAGCAGCAAACCTGACAAGAA TTGA